Part of the Vicinamibacteria bacterium genome, CGCGGCGTGGGTCCGGGTGATGAATCCGCCCTGGAACGGATGGTTGATCTTGACGCTCGGGCCGATCGTTCGATGAAAGGCCTCTCGCATCGCTTCGATCCAGGCTCTCGGGCAGGTGCCTTCCCCGTTACTCAAGCATGCTCGAGGACGCTCTATGCCGGGGTCGGGGCCAACTGGCGGGCCGTAGGGCGCCATCGTGTGGCAATCGATTCCGAGCTTCACATCGGTGCTCGTCGCCAGGTGCCTGAGCCGCGCATGGTAGGGATGGTAGTAGCGGTCGAGAAGCTCGGTGACGACTTCCCGTGGTGGGAAGTCTCGGTACACCGGAACGTTCCAGCACGTATGAGTCTTCACCACACCGTCCTGCCGGAAGTCGTCGACGGCCCGGTTTAGATCGACGATGGCGCGGGCGACATCGGTCGTGTGAAATGCCTCGACTTCCGAGGCGAGGTCGTAGATCTCCCGTGCACCGACATCCCCATCCTCGACGACCTCCCGGGGTGTCAGGATGCAGTACGGCTCGGCTTCCGGGGGGACCCGGGTTCCGGCGTGGGGGACGGAAAGCAAGAGCGGGAGGGTCATCGCCCCTCGGGACGAGGCGTCCAGGCGCTGATACCGGGCCCGGCAACGGAACCGTCGCGTCTCGGATCCGCGACGCCGATGAGCTCGTCACCATCCCGCATGACGAGCTGAATGCAGCCGAGATAGAACGAGTAAGGGTCGCGAACATCGACGGCGAAGCCGTGGCGCTCGAGGAACTCCGGGATGTCGCTTCGCATGCGCGTCCCCTCGAGGGAAACCTTGCCCTCGAGAGAGCAGTGAAGCCGCGGTGCATCTACGGCGGCAAATGGAGTCAAGTATTCGAGCCGGATCAGGACTTGAAGAATGGCCGACGTGATGCGCTCGCTTCCCGGCGATCCGATCACGAGGTACGGACGTCTACCTCGAAACACGATCGACGGTGCGACGCTGGCCCATGGCACCGCGTTGGGGCGAAGGTAGTACGGATGGGAGAAGTTCTCGTACTCGAACGCGCTCATGTAATTGTTGTAGAGAAAGCCGAGCTCGGGAGCGGCCGCGCACGAGCCGAAGACCTTTTCGATGGATTGCGTCAGCGCGACCGCATTTCCCTCGTCGTCCATGACCGACAAATGGGTCGTCTCTCCGTGGCTCTTGAAACGTTCGAGAACCTGAGTCGACACGAGCCGAGCGTACTCCCGTCGCAACATGCGTTTTTCGGATATCTGGGGGTAAAAGTTGGGGTCGAAGGGACGATCCTGCCGGTCGATGAACGCCCGCCGGATGACTTCGGCGAGCGCGAGCGCTCCCTGAGGGGTGTCGGGGTCCTGCCAGATTTCCGGCAGCTCCTGGTAGACGTTGAGCGTCTGGATGAGCGTGCGTCCGGCCGCAGGCGGAGGGAAGGTGAACACCCGGTAGCCTTGAAAGCGTGTCGTGAGTGGACGTCTTTCGATCGGCCGAGGAACCTGAGCGAGATCGTCGCGGCGGATGAGACCGTCGTTGCGGATCATATCCTGCTCGATCTGGGCGGCAATCTCACCCGAATAGAAGTCCTTCACGCCTTTCTTGGCGATGCGCCTCAGCGTTTCGGCGAGCACGGGTTGCTTGAAGATGGATCCCGTAGGATAGGTCTTTCTGCCGTCACGGAGGAACAGCGCGGCCGCGGTACCGGCACGAAGCGACTGTCGCTCCCGGCGGGCGAGCGCACGCTGAAGCCCGGTCACTTCGTAGCCTTCCTCGGCGAGGCGAATCGCTGGCTGCAGAATGCGGCCGAGTTTGAGCTTGCCGAAGCGCTCGAGGACGTATCGGAGCACCGCCGGGGTGCTAGGAACGGTGGTCGCCTTATGGCCTGCCTTGCGGTCGGGGGCCGATAGACGATCCACCGTGGCCCGGTTCGGCGCCCTCGACGATCCGTCCAATGCGATCGTTCGACCGGATGCCGCCTCGTGGAGAAGCACCATCGTCTGCCCGCCAAGTCCGGAGGCTGCTGGCTCACAGACTCCGAGCGCGAAGGCAGCGGCGACCGCGGCGTCAAAAGCGTTGCCCCCGGCTTCGAGGACTTCGACGCCCGCTTCGGTGGCGCGGTAGTGCGCGGTCGAGATCATGGCCTTGGTCGAAACCGCAACCCGCTGGGGCCAGTGGATCTTGCGCTCGCGCGGCTCGCTGAGCTCGGTATCCACACGTCTGGGTGTCAGCTGCTTTGCCATGGCTTCCATTGACTGGTGACGTTCCTCGGTTCGGAATTACAATCTTACCATCTCCACCGGATGCATCGAGTGAGAAGTGGCGTGTAACTCATCGAGCCTATGCGCTCGTTTCCTGAAAGAGGGGAAGGAGAAATGAAGAACCAGCTCATCGTTTGGCTCGCTGTCGTGGGAATAGGCTCGGCCTCCATCAGCCTTGCCCAACCCGCGGAAACGAATGAGCGGCTCGCGACCCCGCGTAGCGCCATCGATAACTTCCTCAGATGGCAGGTACCGCCGGCAGTCGATCTCGATATCGCGTCAGAGGCCTTCACCCTGGACTCGAGCCTCGGCGCGCCGGAGAGAAGGGAGCTGGCGCGAAAGCTCAAGGCGGTTCTCGACGCCAGGGGCCTGTTGGTCTATATCGAAGACATTCCAGACGATCCCGACTACCCCGAGGCCTACACCCTCTTCCCCACCAGGCTCCCCGAAGTCGAGGTCGTGAAGGTCTCTGACCGATGGTTGTTCTCTCGCCAAACTCTGAGGATGATTCCCGCGCTCTACGACGAAACGTTCAGCGAGGCGGCGCAATGGCTCATCGGAGGACTTCCCGAAGCGTTTCAAACGACGCTTCTCGGCATCTCGCTATGGCAATACACCGGGATGTTCCTCCTGTTACTGATCGGACTCACGGTTCGAAAGACCCTTGAGTTTGTTCTCGAGAAGGTGGCGGGATGGCTGGTGGTGAGAACCCCGCCCCCCTGGGACGAGAAGCTCGTCGTTCAGATGGTGAAGCCGGTCAGCTTTCTCGTCATGACGCTCCTGTTCCTTCTGTTCTACGCCGACTTGCAGCTTCCGGTGCGCGTCAACATGGTCATCAAGCTCGTCTTGGAGCTGATGATTGCCGCATCACTGATCTGGTTGTCGTTCAATCTGGTGGACTTCTTCTGCGAGTATCTTTCGCGGTGGACGGCAAAGACGAAGACGAAGCTCGACGATCAGCTCGTCCCGATGCTTCGCAAGACGCTCAAGGTCTTCGCGTTCATCATCGGCGCGATTGCCGTCATCCAGAACTACGGCTATTCGGTCACCTCGATTCTCGCCGGGCTCGGCATCGGAGGCCTCGCCGTGGCTCTCGCGGCGCAGGAGACGCTGGCGAACTTCTTCGGCTCGATCACGATCTTCGTCGACAAGCCGTTTCAAATCGGCGACTGGATCGTTACCGAAGAGGTCGAAGGCACGGTGGAGGAGGTCGGGTTCCGATCCACGCGCATACGCACGTTCTACAATTCGGTCGTCAGCGTTCCCAACGCAAAAATCGCCAATGCCGGTATCGACAATATGGGCATGAGACGCTACCGGCGGATCAAACAGGTTCTGGGGGTTACTTACAGTACGAGCTCCGAGCAGATGCACGCGTTCGTCGAGGGCATTCGCGCCATCATTCTCGCGAACCGGTACATGCGCAAGGACTTTTACGAGGTGCACTTCAACGGGTTCGGGAATTTTTCTCTGGAAGTGCTCGTGTATTGTTTTCTCGAGGTCGACAACTGGAGTGCGGAGCTCCGGGAGAAGCACAATTTCTTTCTCGAGATTTTGCGACTGGCCGAGGAGGTGGGGGTCGAGTTCGCTTTTCCCACTCAAACGGTCCATGTCGACAGCTTTTACCGAGATCAACCGAGGACGATTGGCAAGGAGCTCAGCGCCGAGGAGCTCGGGGCGGCCGTGGAAGCCTTCGGCCCCGAGGGACGGCTGGCGAGACCTCACGGTCCCGAGCTCAAAGTCGGTGGCCGTACCCTCACCTTCCAGGCGGGCGCATCCCCGACCCGGGGCTCGGAGTGAGCGCGAAAACTTTGAACGTGGTCAGCCGTGTTGCTAGGCTCGAGCGATGAGCCCAGATATCGAAAAGCAGTGGATCGACGACTTCGAGGCTGCGGCTCGTCGTTCGCTCGAGCAACGCTTGCGCTACGCCTTCATCCACACCTACAAGCCCGTTCTGGACGACGCGCCGTACCGTTCGTTCGATACGATGGAGGCTTACCGGCGCTGGTGCGAAGAGAATCTGCCATCCTGGTTGGGGTATGGCCGCACGGTTTGAGTACCGGCAGGCAAAGGAGATTGCCGCAGCTTTTCACCGTCATCGGGTCCGTTATCTCTTCATCGGAAAGTCCGGCGCCATCCTGCTCGGATATCCCGATACGACGCAGGATGCGGATCTCTTCCTCGAAAAGAGTCCGGAGAACGGCCGTGCCGTGGTCGCCGCGCTAGCAGAGCTCGGATTCTCCCTGAGCAGCGAACAAGGTGCGGAAATCGAGCACGGCAAGGACTTCGTGCAATTACGCCAGGGCCCATTCGATCTCGACCTGGTCTTCGCTCCCGATGGGATCGAGACCTTCGAAGAAGCGGATCGCCGCGGGCTGACGATCGAGGGAATGCGAGTCTGCCATATCGACGACATCATCCGGAGCAAGGAGGCGACCGGCCGAGTGAAGGATCGCGAATCGCTTCCGCGGCTGAAGGCGTTTCGCGACTGGTTGATGAACCGACAGAACCCCTGACAAAGGAATCATGTTAGAATGTCGCTCGATTTCCAAAAAAGAACCAGGAAATCCGAGAAGATACTCAGTCTCGGACTAAACGGTGGGAGGATCCATGCGAGCGAGAGTCGTTCTAGGTGTAGCCGTAGGATTTGCTGCGGGAGCGCTAGTCGGGCATTTCGTGCAGCCCCTCAAGGCGCAGAGTACGTTTACCGCGCCGGAATTCGTCGTCAAAGACTCCGTGGGTACAGTGGTCGGCGGGTTCTCCGCGTTCGCATTTCGCGGCCAGAACGAGGTCGCGTTTCACAATCCGATTCACGATGAAAATTTCCATCTTCAGATCAGGCCCGATTTGATCTTGGGCGAAACCTCGGAAGTGTACTACACGGGTAACGACTGTACCGGCGACGCGTACGTACCGTCTCCCGTCGGCAGTAACTCGCTCAATGGTTTGCGCGGTTCGACCTATGGCATTGGCCGAAAGCCGGGGGCCATCAACGAAGACGCCTATGTGATTCGGGGATCCGGCGTGGGGGCTGACAACTCCGCCATACTGAACTCACGGTATCGTCCGTTTGGTATGCCGCCGTGCGACGCGGTTGACCCGAACAGCAACACGGTCCTGGGTGAGATCGTAATGGACTTGTCCAGCTACACGCGACCCTTCGTCGTGGAATAGAGAATCGGCCATCTGCTGAAAGAGAGGCTTCAGCGAAGGGGATGCCGTCTTGCCAATCCGCTGGGCCTGTGTTTTGCCCTCGACGAGCTTCGTGACCGAGAACAAATCCCGTCGGATTCCTTGAAGCCATAGAGCGTCGCGATGCGGGGATGGTTGATCGCCGCGAGAAGTCGAGCTTCCCGTTCGAAGTGGGCGAGCGCTCCTCGTGGTCGGCAACGACGGCTGGGAGCACTTTGATAGCTACGTCCCGGCCGAGTCCGCTGTCGCGTGCCCGATACACCTCGCCCATGCCGTCCACCCCTATCGGAGCCAGGATCTCGTAATCGCCGAGGGGGGATCTTGAAGTAAATGAGGGTGGACGAACCATCGCATATAGCGGCGATCTGAGAGAGTTGGTCCATTCGTCCGCGGCGGGGACGTTTTCGTCAGGTAGCTCGCTCAAATACCGTCGGGCATAGACGAATCAAATGGGAACGGCCACTAGCTTGGCTAGAACGACCGAACGCTCAATCTTGCCCCGAAGCCGGTTTGCCGTGAGCCGTCTCCTGGCTTACAGTAAGGTAAGGAAAGATTCCAGAGTAAGGACGATGGCCATAGCCACCATTACGAGCAAGGGGCAGCTCACGATCCCAAAGAGCGTGCGGGACCGCCTCCATTTGCGCGCCGGGGACCGCGTTGTCTTTCACATCGAAGCCGACGGCTCCGTTCGCCTCTACCCGATTTCCAAGAAAGTATCCGAGGTGTTCGGCTTTTTTTCGTCGAAGGGTCAGAAACGGCACTCCGCCTCCCAGATAAAGCACGGGCTGAGAAAGGCCTTTCGAGAGGGAAGACTTTGAAGGCGCTCGACACGAACGTCGTCGTGCGTTTCTTGGTCCGTGACGACGAGGCGCAGGCACGCCGGGTGAAAGCCCTCTTCCAGAGAGCGGAGGATGCGTCCGAGCGGTATTTTCTAACGACGGCATCGGTTTTGGAGCTCATCTGGGTGCTGACGGCCGTATACGACTTCGCGCGCGCCGAGGTGATCGAAGCGCTCGAGCTCTTGTCGCAAATGTCGATTCTCGAGTTCGAGGACTTCGACGTGGTGAGCCAGCTCGTGAGACTCGGCCGCGACACGAATGTCGATCTCCCCGATCTCGTGATCGGCCTAACGGGGCGCGCGGGTGGATGCGAAACGACGCTGACGTTCGAAAAGGGCCTGGAGCAAACGGCGCTGTTCGTGCGTATTTAGGATACGGGACTGTCTTGGACGACGCGCGTACCGCTCGGCGGATGGCGCCACATGGTCTGAATATCGTCAAGCAGGAGTATGCTGTCTACTCCTCGCGCTCTAGAAGCGCGACGGGAAACTCGGCAAAGAGCTCGCTCATCGCTATCGTTCCCGACAAACCCTGCCGACCCGATAGAACGTTCGTCCAGCTCGCTCGCGGCAGCTCGAGAGTGGTGTCCGCCCAGTGGCCACCGAGGCCGAGAAGAAGCCTCGGTGCGACGACGATCACGTCGGCCCCTCGTGCAAACGCGACCACGCGGTGTCGGTGCTTCCCCGAAGCGTCGAGGGCGCGGTAGACTCCTTTCGCTCCGAAGCTTGCCCGCCGCGCCGCGCGAAGTCTAAGGGCGCGATGGGTCACCCAGAGCTTGGGAAGCCCTTCCTCTTCGCGGGCCAGAATCGCCTTGACCGACAAGGATTCGAGCTCGTGAAGCAGCTCTCGGCGTCGCGCGAAGTCGACGGACCGGCGATTGTCCGGATCGGTCAGACTATGCTCCCAGAGCTCGTTGCCCTGGTAAATGTCGGGTACGCCGGGCGCACAGAGCTTGATGAGAGCTTGGGCGAGCGAATGAGCCCGGGCGGGTCTCTTCAGGGGTGTCACGAAGGCTTCGACATCCTCGGCGAAAGCGGAGTCATTGACCAAACGGGAAGCGAACGCGGAGAGAGCTTCTTCGTAGGCCGCGTGAGGGCGCGTCCAGGACGTGTGGATCTTCGCTTCACGCGCCGCCTTGTTCAGGTAGCCGACGAGGCGCTCCTCACCGATCGGCCAGGCGCCGACGAGCGTCTGGTACACGAGGTATTCCATCGCCCGATCGGGCCAGCCGTCGCCTTCGCGATGGCATCGATTGTGCTCTGCCCAGCGTCCCACCACTTCGCGCCAGCGCTCCGGAATTTCCGATAACAAAGCAATCCTTGTCCTCACGTCTTCGCTTCGTTTGGTATCGTGAGTCGACGTCGCCGTCATGGTGGCGGGCCACTGCTCTTGTATCCGGGCGCAGTGATCGTGGAACTGATGGATGGTGGTTCCGAAACGGCCGGGGTGCCCTCCAACTTCGTTCAGACAGACGAGGCGATGAAAGCAGTAGAGGGCGGTGTCCTCGAGCCCCTTCGCCATTGCCGGCCCCGAGAGCTGTTGGAGCCGGTACACCCACTCCAGCTCGGCTGCCCCCGAGTGCCGGCCCACGAGAAGCTCGAGCAGAAAGTCGAAGAGCCGTTCGTCCAGATCGAGGCAAGCCTCCCTAGCCAGCCTGATCGTAGTGGAGAGGATCTCGCGGTCCCATTCGGTCGGCTCGCGATCGGGACGGACATAAGTGCGGTAGACGGGAAGCCAGATCAGGACTTCTTCGATCGCCTGCCGTAGCTCGGCTCTGGTGTAATCTCGCTGATCGAGATGGGTCTCGCAGACCCGGACCAGGAGATGGGTGAGGCGCATGACGTCGCTCGCGAGTAGATCCGTCAGGACGAGACGCTTCTTCCGACGGATGAGGTCGTCGAAATCTCCCGGATCGTCACCGACGAACTCCCGGTAGAGCGACGTCAGGGGCTCTTCGCCATCCGGGTCGACGAAGAGTCCTCCCAGACAGTTGAGAAAATCGTAGCCGGTGGTTCCGTCGACCGGCCAGGACGGCGGCAGAACTTCGCCGGGCTCGAGGATCTTCTCGACGACGATCCAGGCCCTCGGGGCCGATCGCCGCAGGCGTTCGAGGTACTGCTCGGGATCACGCAGTCCGTCGGGGTGATCGATGCGTAGCCCATTGACGATTCCCTCTCTCGTCCAGCCGAGGACGAGCCGGTGCGTGGCTTCGAAGACGCTTCGGTCTTCCATCCTCAGCGCCACCAGCTCGTTGATGTCGAAGAACCTTCGGTAGTCGAGATCGTGAGCCGCTGACCTCCAGTAGGCGAGGCGGTAGTTCTGGCGCTCCAGGGAATCGTGGAGCTCGTCCACATTGCCGTTGACCTGGTCGAGCTGTTCGTCGACGGCGCGAGCCACCTGGGGGTTCTGCTCGAAGAGTTGCGCGAGGAAACGGATGATGGCGGCCTTGTCGCGATGGCGGCGCCTTCGGAGCTCCCGATCGGTTACCGTGGGGGCCGGAAGAGCGCGCAGGACATCGGCAGCAAAGCTCAAATCTTCGGATTTGCACCGTACCGCCGCCCGACC contains:
- a CDS encoding N-formylglutamate amidohydrolase, encoding MTLPLLLSVPHAGTRVPPEAEPYCILTPREVVEDGDVGAREIYDLASEVEAFHTTDVARAIVDLNRAVDDFRQDGVVKTHTCWNVPVYRDFPPREVVTELLDRYYHPYHARLRHLATSTDVKLGIDCHTMAPYGPPVGPDPGIERPRACLSNGEGTCPRAWIEAMREAFHRTIGPSVKINHPFQGGFITRTHAAELPFVQLEMSRAPFRTDGEKRAAVLEALREFCEVVFST
- a CDS encoding gamma-glutamyltransferase, whose product is MAKQLTPRRVDTELSEPRERKIHWPQRVAVSTKAMISTAHYRATEAGVEVLEAGGNAFDAAVAAAFALGVCEPAASGLGGQTMVLLHEAASGRTIALDGSSRAPNRATVDRLSAPDRKAGHKATTVPSTPAVLRYVLERFGKLKLGRILQPAIRLAEEGYEVTGLQRALARRERQSLRAGTAAALFLRDGRKTYPTGSIFKQPVLAETLRRIAKKGVKDFYSGEIAAQIEQDMIRNDGLIRRDDLAQVPRPIERRPLTTRFQGYRVFTFPPPAAGRTLIQTLNVYQELPEIWQDPDTPQGALALAEVIRRAFIDRQDRPFDPNFYPQISEKRMLRREYARLVSTQVLERFKSHGETTHLSVMDDEGNAVALTQSIEKVFGSCAAAPELGFLYNNYMSAFEYENFSHPYYLRPNAVPWASVAPSIVFRGRRPYLVIGSPGSERITSAILQVLIRLEYLTPFAAVDAPRLHCSLEGKVSLEGTRMRSDIPEFLERHGFAVDVRDPYSFYLGCIQLVMRDGDELIGVADPRRDGSVAGPGISAWTPRPEGR
- a CDS encoding mechanosensitive ion channel family protein, whose protein sequence is MKNQLIVWLAVVGIGSASISLAQPAETNERLATPRSAIDNFLRWQVPPAVDLDIASEAFTLDSSLGAPERRELARKLKAVLDARGLLVYIEDIPDDPDYPEAYTLFPTRLPEVEVVKVSDRWLFSRQTLRMIPALYDETFSEAAQWLIGGLPEAFQTTLLGISLWQYTGMFLLLLIGLTVRKTLEFVLEKVAGWLVVRTPPPWDEKLVVQMVKPVSFLVMTLLFLLFYADLQLPVRVNMVIKLVLELMIAASLIWLSFNLVDFFCEYLSRWTAKTKTKLDDQLVPMLRKTLKVFAFIIGAIAVIQNYGYSVTSILAGLGIGGLAVALAAQETLANFFGSITIFVDKPFQIGDWIVTEEVEGTVEEVGFRSTRIRTFYNSVVSVPNAKIANAGIDNMGMRRYRRIKQVLGVTYSTSSEQMHAFVEGIRAIILANRYMRKDFYEVHFNGFGNFSLEVLVYCFLEVDNWSAELREKHNFFLEILRLAEEVGVEFAFPTQTVHVDSFYRDQPRTIGKELSAEELGAAVEAFGPEGRLARPHGPELKVGGRTLTFQAGASPTRGSE
- a CDS encoding AbrB/MazE/SpoVT family DNA-binding domain-containing protein; the protein is MAIATITSKGQLTIPKSVRDRLHLRAGDRVVFHIEADGSVRLYPISKKVSEVFGFFSSKGQKRHSASQIKHGLRKAFREGRL
- a CDS encoding type II toxin-antitoxin system VapC family toxin — protein: MKALDTNVVVRFLVRDDEAQARRVKALFQRAEDASERYFLTTASVLELIWVLTAVYDFARAEVIEALELLSQMSILEFEDFDVVSQLVRLGRDTNVDLPDLVIGLTGRAGGCETTLTFEKGLEQTALFVRI
- the treY gene encoding malto-oligosyltrehalose synthase; this translates as MSADRRLPRATYRLQLGPELGFDDVVTVIPYLKQLGVSHVYLSPYLQAAPGSTHGYDVVDHGRVNEELGGAAAHSRMCEALRHHDLGQVIDVVPNHMSIRSPKHNPWWWDVLENGPSSLYAHCFDVDWSHPDDRMRNRVLVPILGDQYGRVLGNGVIRLKRSGAVFTFSVYDHVLPVAPISLAGPLGRAAVRCKSEDLSFAADVLRALPAPTVTDRELRRRRHRDKAAIIRFLAQLFEQNPQVARAVDEQLDQVNGNVDELHDSLERQNYRLAYWRSAAHDLDYRRFFDINELVALRMEDRSVFEATHRLVLGWTREGIVNGLRIDHPDGLRDPEQYLERLRRSAPRAWIVVEKILEPGEVLPPSWPVDGTTGYDFLNCLGGLFVDPDGEEPLTSLYREFVGDDPGDFDDLIRRKKRLVLTDLLASDVMRLTHLLVRVCETHLDQRDYTRAELRQAIEEVLIWLPVYRTYVRPDREPTEWDREILSTTIRLAREACLDLDERLFDFLLELLVGRHSGAAELEWVYRLQQLSGPAMAKGLEDTALYCFHRLVCLNEVGGHPGRFGTTIHQFHDHCARIQEQWPATMTATSTHDTKRSEDVRTRIALLSEIPERWREVVGRWAEHNRCHREGDGWPDRAMEYLVYQTLVGAWPIGEERLVGYLNKAAREAKIHTSWTRPHAAYEEALSAFASRLVNDSAFAEDVEAFVTPLKRPARAHSLAQALIKLCAPGVPDIYQGNELWEHSLTDPDNRRSVDFARRRELLHELESLSVKAILAREEEGLPKLWVTHRALRLRAARRASFGAKGVYRALDASGKHRHRVVAFARGADVIVVAPRLLLGLGGHWADTTLELPRASWTNVLSGRQGLSGTIAMSELFAEFPVALLEREE